From one Solanum lycopersicum chromosome 12, SLM_r2.1 genomic stretch:
- the LOC101254285 gene encoding uncharacterized protein: MAGIDRVKYPSLPSNYVTIAELKERWLKEKERKEQEEKEKLESEEKEKYPVLRNHENRIVNGCAYSRGSVGKNLQKRENHSGKGWREVGLIAKEPKLKEVRMNGSVVEEGVDRVRGKEKIGCFRKRGARVERDGSGDMAKVTMIDVEEEELMAVVSAGRGGKESSKGKCKWNSGNQEVEEVATVCMVEVVGESNVDMEIAGGEFRVGYRGKKIDREIAGGEFRVGYRGKKNSWNAEQSGQKQNAGKEKVLVDVTEKVRVGGAFRAYGDKEVASACTVEVVGENKVDREITGQNCGVGNRGKKNGGRKMGVRIGEVSDQADSVEQSRRKHNIWKEKVTVDMIERTNEKVRLSGAFHAYSDKEVASVCAVEVVGENKVDREIAGQNCGVGFRVNNNSWREVGNRVGEASNKADSVEQSGQKHNAGKEVVPVDVKERTHEKVRVRGAYRGKKNSSKQMVDRVGEVSDKADSVEQLGQECNAEKEKVLVDLKERTKEKVTVSGAFRAYSAKEAEEVAIVCTVKVVEENKVDREISGKKHRVGFKGKKPSWRKIGDRVEEVSDKANSVEQSVRECNAEKEKVSVDVKERTNEKVRVKSAFGDNEEVEEVATVCTVEEEEEIKVDGKTAGKKHRVWYRGKKHSGRKMVNRVRKVSDKADSAELSGQERNAEKEEISVDVKERANEKARVRGAFCANSDKSKDVLIDSEAGLNRTIEGDLGGLLLTDRRYGHGRSSVRVYGGKSYGSSRRYDVRKMLKQRDNSFAWIKKGESSNGNVAEIETQG, from the coding sequence ATGGCTGGAATTGATCGTGTAAAGTACCCTTCTCTACCTTCGAATTACGTTACCATAGCTGAGCTGAAAGAACGATGGCTtaaagagaaagaaaggaaggagCAGGAAGAAAAGGAGAAACTGGAAAGtgaggaaaaggaaaaataccCAGTTCTTCGGAATCATGAAAATCGCATTGTAAATGGGTGTGCTTATAGTCGAGGTTCAGTTGGTAAGAATCTGCAAAAGCGTGAAAATCATAGTGGGAAAGGTTGGCGTGAGGTGGGGTTGATTGCTAAGGAACCCAAGTTGAAGGAGGTTAGGATGAATGGTTCAGTGGTTGAAGAAGGTGTTGATAGAGTAAGGGGAAAAGAGAAAATTGGCTGTTTTAGGAAGAGGGGAGCTAGGGTTGAAAGAGATGGATCAGGAGATATGGCTAAGGTTACGATGATTGATGTGGAGGAGGAAGAATTGATGGCTGTGGTGAGTGCGGGAAGGGGTGGAAAAGAATCATCTAAGGGTAAATGTAAGTGGAATAGCGGGAATCAGGAGGTTGAAGAAGTGGCTACTGTTTGCATGGTGGAGGTTGTAGGAGAAAGTAATGTTGATATGGAAATTGCAGGGGGGGAATTTAGAGTTGGGTATAGGGGGAAGAAAATTGATAGGGAAATTGCAGGGGGGGAATTTAGAGTTGGGTATAGGGGGAAGAAAAATAGCTGGAATGCGGAGCAATCAGGACAAAAACAGAATGCAGGGAAGGAGAAGGTTTTAGTTGATGTGACTGAGAAGGTGAGAGTGGGAGGTGCATTTCGTGCTTATGGTGATAAGGAGGTGGCTTCTGCTTGCACGGTGGAGGTTGTAGGAGAAAACAAGGTAGATAGGGAAATCACAGGGCAGAATTGTGGAGTTGGAAATAGGGGAAAGAAAAATGGTGGTAGAAAGATGGGTGTTAGGATTGGAGAAGTTAGTGATCAAGCAGACAGTGTGGAGCAATCAAGACGAAAACATAATATATGGAAGGAGAAGGTTACAGTTGATATGATAGAAAGAACTAATGAGAAGGTGAGATTGAGTGGTGCATTTCATGCTTACAGTGATAAGGAGGTGGCTTCTGTTTGCGCGGTGGAGGTTGTAGGAGAAAACAAGGTAGATAGGGAAATCGCGGGGCAGAATTGTGGTGTTGGGTTTAGGGTAAACAATAATAGCTGGAGAGAGGTGGGTAATAGGGTTGGAGAAGCGAGCAATAAAGCAGACAGTGTGGAGCAATCAGGACAAAAACATAACGCAGGGAAAGAGGTGGTTCCAGTTGATGTGAAAGAAAGAACTCATGAGAAGGTGAGAGTGAGAGGTGCATATAGGGGAAAGAAAAATAGCAGTAAACAGATGGTTGATAGGGTTGGAGAAGTGAGCGATAAAGCAGACAGTGTGGAGCAATTAGGACAAGAATGCAATGCAGAAAAGGAGAAAGTTTTAGTTGATTTGAAAGAAAGAACTAAAGAGAAGGTAACAGTGAGTGGTGCATTTCGTGCATACAGTGCTAAGGAGGCCGAAGAAGTGGCTATTGTTTGCACAGTGAAGGTGGTAGAAGAAAACAAGGTAGATAGGGAAATCTCAGGGAAGAAACATAGAGTTGGTTTTAAGGGAAAGAAACCCAGCTGGAGAAAGATTGGTGATAGAGTTGAAGAAGTGAGCGATAAAGCAAACAGTGTGGAGCAATCAGTCCGAGAATGTAATGCAGAAAAGGAGAAGGTTTCAGTTGATGTGAAAGAAAGAACTAATGAGAAGGTGAGAGTGAAAAGTGCATTTGGTGATAATGAGGAGGTTGAAGAAGTGGCTACTGTTTGCACGgtggaggaggaagaagaaatcAAGGTAGATGGGAAAACCGCAGGGAAGAAACATAGAGTTTGGTATAGGGGAAAGAAACATAGCGGGAGAAAGATGGTTAATAGGGTTAGAAAAGTTAGTGATAAAGCAGACAGTGCAGAGCTATCAGGACAAGAACGAAATGCAGAAAAGGAGGAGATTTCAGTTGATGTGAAAGAAAGAGCTAATGAGAAGGCGAGAGTGAGAGGTGCATTTTGTGCAAATAGTGATAAGAGCAAAGATGTACTGATAGATTCAGAAGCCGGTTTGAATAGGACGATTGAGGGAGATCTTGGGGGTTTATTATTGACTGATAGAAGGTATGGTCATGGGAGATCGAGTGTCAGGGTGTATGGTGGCAAGTCATATGGGAGTTCCAGAAGGTATGATGTGCGAAAAAT